A region of the Stieleria neptunia genome:
CGCGACCCCCACGACAAACGCACCTACCTGGCCGGCATCGAGTGCGACGGCGCCACCTACCGCAACTCCGCCACCGCACGCGATCGCGACAAGACGCGTCAGTGGGTGCTGGAGAATCTGGGCTGGAACATCGTCCGAGTCTGGTCGCGCGATTGGTGGTACGATCCCGACGGCGCCACCGATCGTTTGGACCAAGAGTTGCGTGACCTGCTGACGAGGCGGCAATCCAACGGCTCACCCATCGATTGATCAATATTGCATCGCAGACGTTTCTTGATTTCAGTGGTCCTCCTCTTTACGATCCCGGCCACCCGAATCCGATAGAAAACAACGATGATTGGAAAGCGGACCATCGGTGAACCGGTTTGAAACTTCCAATCCACACTTCTGAGCCAGTTCAATTCCGCGAACATTCGAGTCACGGAGCGGGAGTAAAACGCGATCAATTCTCCATGTCTGATGGATCCATCGAAGTACCTCGGCGACGAGCAGGGCTTCGAGTTCGATCGCATCATCGACGACCCAGTATGCCAGTTGGGCACCGTCGATCTCATGACAACGTTCAATGTAAATACAGCCACGACAACTCCGTCGGTCTGAGCTGAGCACTGTGTAGGCAAACGCCTCGCCACGGAGGAACTCGTCGTGGTGTTCTCGAAGGTCACTCCAGTTCAAACTCAACGTAAAGTCCTCTGGCGGCCACTCGCTCCACTGCAATTCCTCTCGCAGCCTCACTCGACACGACATCAAAGCCTTGAAGTCCAATTCCGCGTGTCTCTCGTTCAGTGGCTCAATTGAAAAACCCAACGTATGGAGCGACTGCGGAACCGTAGCAGGCGACAGCCAGGGTAAATTCTGTTTGGGAGCTTGTGTCATCGACGAATCCTCACGTCGTCATTGAATGACCAGTCGTTGTGCCCACCCGAAATCGCAGTGAACCGGGCGCGGGGGATCTGCTTGGCCAAGGCTTTGGCGTGTTCGATGGGAATGATCTCGTCGCCGGTGGCTGCGAAAATCTCGACCGACCCCGGATAGTCGTTCAGTGCGTCCACGTTGTTCCAATCATCCAGCAGCAACAGACGCACCGGCAAAAAGAAAAATCGTTTCGACGCCACGCTCGCCAGGGTGTCAAACGGGACCACCAGCACGATCTTGTCCGGCGGCGTTTCTTCCCAGGCAAGCTCACACGCAGGGCCGCTACCGATCGATTCACCGAGGACACAGACGGGTGTGTCCGGGTACTGTGACTTCAAAATCCGATAGGCCTCCGCCGCTGCTTGATTGAATGAGTCGCGGCACGATTTCCCTTCGCGCGCTCCGTAACCGGGATACTCCAGCACGTACAGCGAGTCCTGGTCGGACATGCGGTCGAGCACATAATCGCGATCAGCCGCTTGACCGCCGTTTCCATGCGTCATCAACCAAACGGTCTGTGCCTCGGGCACTTCGCGGCAATAGCCAATCGTACGGTTTTCGACCAACCACGGCTGCAGCAGCGTGGGGACATCGCGGTGCGAGGGCAGAAACAGCAGGAACCGTTGGCAGAGGAAAACAACAACCGCGACGGCGACATACGGAATCATCACCATCGCCATCAACCGAAGCGTTTGCGTCATCGTCCGCCGAATCACGGTGAAGTTACCCCAATAAACACGATGCGATCTCTGCGGGAACGGATCAATTGCAACAGTCCAAGTCCTCGATGAAGCTCTGGTCGGGATGGATCCGCTGGTAGGGAAGTCCGAGTTGTTCGGAGATGATGCGACGCACCTTCAGCGCCCGTTCGCGGTTCGTGCCGGGCGAACATTTTGCGACAAATTCATCGTCCGAAATCGGCGGCCACCGTCGCCGAAAATCACGACTGCGTTTGGCCTCCAACGCCAGAACCAAAGCAAGAATCAGTGCAATCCCACTGAAGAAGAACAAGAAATCAAGCATGCGAAGCATCTCCATCGGAGATCACCGGTCCGATGGATCCGATGACTCACGTTTCGGGGGCCAGACGACGAACGGTCGACACGTCTTAGCGTACTCGATCGTCATCAACGGTGCCAAACGAGCGTCGCGAATGACAGGCAACCAAACCAGCATCCTGAGCGGCATCGACATCACTTCCACGGCAATCGACACACGCCCCATTGGCCTTGGTTTTCATCCACGGCGACTTCGATCCAGTTCAACGCGTCGCCGAATTGCGATTTCGTTTTCGCCCGTACCCGCTCGGCGATCACCCGCGCGATTTCTTCGGCTGTCGTATTGATCACCGGCAAGATCACGCAATCCTCGTTCGGGAACACCCAACGGCGATCCCGGAACTTCGCCGTCGTCTCCTTGTCATCGCTGCGAATTCGGATTTCTGCATGATCGCTGGGCAGGATCACATGGTGGTCGAGCGCCTGGGTCTGTTCCAGCACGGCGTCACGGAGGGCGATGAAATCGACGACGTAGCGGTTCTCATCCAAGGGGCCTTCCACCGATGCCCGAACGCCGTAGTTGTGCCCGTGGATGCGTTCGCAAATGTCGCCGGCGAAGGTGATGAAGTGGGCGGCCGAAAAAACGAACTGCTCCTTGGACACATCGACACGGTAGGTGGGCTGGCTCATGAAGTGATCCTGGTTCGAAACTTAATTGGGAAAGAGGAGGGAAGCCCCGCTACAACGCTTCGCGCAACAGCACATACACGGCCGCTGCGATCAGATCGGCGGTCGTGCCGGGGTTGATTCGGTTGGATTGTCCCGCCAGATCAAGTGTACCGGTTCGTAAATAGCGATCGAAGGCGTCCACTTGTTCTCCGTCGCAGTGGTCAAACCGTGCCCGCCGCTGGACCTCGCGAGCGACACCGTCGCCGAATTTTCTGGCGATCAAGCTGTCCGGTTCCGCGGCAAGCAACCGCAACTGGGCCAGCACCAGCCCGCTCAGCAAATCCTGTTCATCGAGCACGCTTTGCTGGACAACGGGCAGGACATGTTGAAACAAGTCAGCGAACCCGTCCGAGTAATTCTTTGCAATTCGATCTCGCGTTGCGGCGTGTCGCATCGCGGCCAAAAAATTTTGCGGCGGCGGCCCGCTTAAATCCATTTCATCTGTTTGCCCCATCCCGCCCGGTTTGGCGACATTGATCGCGGCATACAACCGTTTCGAATCGGCGGCGGTCAGCGAGTCCAAGACCGCGATCACACCGTCGCGCCATGTCGATCGATCCAGCCGGACGCGCTGATCAGCCGCATCGACTTGGACCAGCGGCCCCAGCAACAGCAAAATCCCCAAGTTGACGTTCGTGCCGAGTTTTTCAGCCGATGCGTTGCAGGCTTCGAGCACACCGTGGCTGAACGACAGGGGCAGCGGTTCAAAGGCCGATGCGGTCAACTCGGCGGCGGTGACAAAATCAAGGTATGTCAAATCATCAAAGTCACGCCCCGGAGAAACATTGCCGACCTTCGGCGCCGTCGCTTCCAGCACGCAGGCCCAACGGATCGCGTCGGCCGGTCGCGTGCACACCCGACGGATCGATGCCAAGCCACCGGTCACTGGATCTTGTCAGCCAAAAATTGACCGATCGCGTCGAGCGTTTCTTCGGCAGCGTCTTCGATCACATAGTGCCCGGCGTCGGCGATTTCGACAGCCGTCGACGCCGGCCAAACCGCTTGGAACCGCCGCAAACATTCCGGTCGAAAGCACCAGTCCTTCATCCCCCAGACCAATAGCGACGGCAGATCGGCCAGCGACGGCAACGCGTTTTCCAAGTCGACCAATGTCTGATACGTCGGCGCCCGCTTGGAAAACGGGATGTCGCGGACGAAGGCGTCGATCGCGACGCGGTTGGCCCAACTGTCATAGGGTTTCAAGAGATTCTTGGCGACCTCCGCAC
Encoded here:
- a CDS encoding GNAT family N-acetyltransferase, whose product is MTQAPKQNLPWLSPATVPQSLHTLGFSIEPLNERHAELDFKALMSCRVRLREELQWSEWPPEDFTLSLNWSDLREHHDEFLRGEAFAYTVLSSDRRSCRGCIYIERCHEIDGAQLAYWVVDDAIELEALLVAEVLRWIHQTWRIDRVLLPLRDSNVRGIELAQKCGLEVSNRFTDGPLSNHRCFLSDSGGRDRKEEDH
- a CDS encoding alpha/beta hydrolase family protein; translation: MTQTLRLMAMVMIPYVAVAVVVFLCQRFLLFLPSHRDVPTLLQPWLVENRTIGYCREVPEAQTVWLMTHGNGGQAADRDYVLDRMSDQDSLYVLEYPGYGAREGKSCRDSFNQAAAEAYRILKSQYPDTPVCVLGESIGSGPACELAWEETPPDKIVLVVPFDTLASVASKRFFFLPVRLLLLDDWNNVDALNDYPGSVEIFAATGDEIIPIEHAKALAKQIPRARFTAISGGHNDWSFNDDVRIRR
- a CDS encoding acyl carrier protein, translating into MLDFLFFFSGIALILALVLALEAKRSRDFRRRWPPISDDEFVAKCSPGTNRERALKVRRIISEQLGLPYQRIHPDQSFIEDLDCCN
- a CDS encoding 6-pyruvoyl trahydropterin synthase family protein, which gives rise to MSQPTYRVDVSKEQFVFSAAHFITFAGDICERIHGHNYGVRASVEGPLDENRYVVDFIALRDAVLEQTQALDHHVILPSDHAEIRIRSDDKETTAKFRDRRWVFPNEDCVILPVINTTAEEIARVIAERVRAKTKSQFGDALNWIEVAVDENQGQWGVCRLPWK
- a CDS encoding triphosphoribosyl-dephospho-CoA synthase, with the protein product MTGGLASIRRVCTRPADAIRWACVLEATAPKVGNVSPGRDFDDLTYLDFVTAAELTASAFEPLPLSFSHGVLEACNASAEKLGTNVNLGILLLLGPLVQVDAADQRVRLDRSTWRDGVIAVLDSLTAADSKRLYAAINVAKPGGMGQTDEMDLSGPPPQNFLAAMRHAATRDRIAKNYSDGFADLFQHVLPVVQQSVLDEQDLLSGLVLAQLRLLAAEPDSLIARKFGDGVAREVQRRARFDHCDGEQVDAFDRYLRTGTLDLAGQSNRINPGTTADLIAAAVYVLLREAL